The Seriola aureovittata isolate HTS-2021-v1 ecotype China chromosome 2, ASM2101889v1, whole genome shotgun sequence genome has a segment encoding these proteins:
- the arhgef3 gene encoding rho guanine nucleotide exchange factor 3 isoform X4 encodes MDVSGVQGRSCRRKLPPSLFSPDGWSLRGKKRKQASRDADSLSLCSLDINEPSTKRSKPASRVTSLASLLPPVKTAPLKRIGQTLQRSISFRYESRTERVAPPPPPPPSSSTMKTRVISATVSNPSSSMTATRGSMATAPAAKRRDSKLWSETFDVRLGATQPLSPKEIKRQEAIFELAQGEQDLVEDLKLAKKAYHDPMLKLSIMTEQELNQIFGTLDSLIPLHEDLLSRLRDARKPDGSTEHVGHILTDWLPCLSSYTPYCSNQVKAKALLDQKKQDRRVQDFLQRCLQSPFSRKLDLWNFLDIPRSRLVKYPLLLREILKHTPNDHPDRQHLDEAMLMVQSVVADINRRTGESECQYYKDRLLYMEDGQRDELIDQSRTLSCHGELKNNRGLKLHVFLFQDVLVITRSVSLNDQPVSYQLCRQPIPIRQLELEDLSDGEMRVGGSIRGAFSNNERS; translated from the exons aagaagaggaagcaggCAAGCAGAGATGCAGACTCCCTCAGTCTCTGCAGTCTGGACATCAAC GAGCCCAGCACCAAGCGCAGTAAACCTGCATCCAGGGTGACGTCTCTGGCCAGCCTGCTGCCGCCCGTCAAGACCGCACCGCTGAAGAGGATCGGTCAGACGCTGCAG CGCTCCATCAGTTTTCGTTATGAGAGTCGGACGGAGAGAgtcgctcctcctcctcctcctcctccctcctcttcgaCGATGAAGACGCGTGTTATCTCAGCGACTGTCTCCAACCCTTCCTCCTCCATGACAGCGACACGGGGTTCCATGGCAACAGCCCCAGCCGCCAAGCGCCGGGACAGCAAGCTTTGGAGCGAGACGTTTGACGTCCGACTCGGGGCGACACAACCTCTGAGTCCAAAAGAGATAAAACGACAAGAG gcGATATTTGAGTTGGCTCAGGGCGAGCAAGACTTGGTGGAGGATCTCAAGTTGGCTAAGAAG GCCTACCATGACCCGATGCTGAAGCTGTCAATCATGACTGAGCAGGAACTCAACCAGATCTTTGGTACTCTGGACTCGCTGATACCCCTGCATGAAG acCTGCTGAGTCGCCTCAGAGACGCCAGAAAACCTGACGGGTCAACAGAGCATGTGGGACACATCCTGACTGACTGG CTGCCCTGTCTGTCCTCCTACACCCCGTACTGCAGTAACCAGGTGAAGGCCAAGGCCTTGTTGGACCAGAAGAAGCAGGACCGGCGGGTCCAGGACTTCTTGCAGCGCTGTCTCCAGTCGCCCTTCAGCAGGAAGTTGGACCTGTGGAACTTCCTGGACATTCCCCGCAGCCGACTGGTGAAATACCCACTGCTGCTCAGGGAGATCCTGAAGCACACACCCAACGACCACCCGGACCGGCAGCACCTGGACGAGGCG ATGCTGATGGTTCAGAGTGTGGTGGCCGACATCAACAGGCGGACGGGGGAGTCAGAGTGTCAGTACTACAAAGACCGTCTGTTGTACATGGAGGACGGACAGAGGGACGAACTCATCGACCAGTCCAGGACCCTCAGCTGCCACGGAGAACTGAAGAACAACCGAGGACTC aagCTCCATGTCTTTCTGTTCCAGGACGTCCTGGTCATCACCAGGTCGGTCTCGCTGAACGACCAGCCAGTCAGCTATCAGCTCTGCCGCCAGCCAATACCCATCCGGCAGCTGGAACTGGAGGACCTATcagatggagagatgagagTGGGCGGGTCCATCAGAGGGGCCTTCAGCAACAACGAGCGCAGTTAG
- the arhgef3 gene encoding rho guanine nucleotide exchange factor 3 isoform X1, translated as MDVSGVQGRSCRRKLPPSLFSPDGWSLRGKKRKQASRDADSLSLCSLDINEPSTKRSKPASRVTSLASLLPPVKTAPLKRIGQTLQRSISFRYESRTERVAPPPPPPPSSSTMKTRVISATVSNPSSSMTATRGSMATAPAAKRRDSKLWSETFDVRLGATQPLSPKEIKRQEAIFELAQGEQDLVEDLKLAKKAYHDPMLKLSIMTEQELNQIFGTLDSLIPLHEDLLSRLRDARKPDGSTEHVGHILTDWLPCLSSYTPYCSNQVKAKALLDQKKQDRRVQDFLQRCLQSPFSRKLDLWNFLDIPRSRLVKYPLLLREILKHTPNDHPDRQHLDEAMLMVQSVVADINRRTGESECQYYKDRLLYMEDGQRDELIDQSRTLSCHGELKNNRGLKLHVFLFQDVLVITRSVSLNDQPVSYQLCRQPIPIRQLELEDLSDGEMRVGGSIRGAFSNNERTKNFFRVSHRSGGQLQSHFFQASDAFNKQQWINCIRQAKEAAALTGDLPTLTGPCLEKELGGQKGTLDGTALSSRSDSGIEDEKGMWGEMETGLCLEGQEGLSGGQDLSSGKEAEVGLTQETMPGREMETGLAVDGGTGFELHGETGMDSQTRATISGTETGEMETGQGLCDEMGAELGAGAGWKMDGEGGGGGGGVERETLSRGGNDVPTSPLSPASPTQEEEVIEGGWRGAKEEEGCMDTNDVDLLEGEDLSLRC; from the exons aagaagaggaagcaggCAAGCAGAGATGCAGACTCCCTCAGTCTCTGCAGTCTGGACATCAAC GAGCCCAGCACCAAGCGCAGTAAACCTGCATCCAGGGTGACGTCTCTGGCCAGCCTGCTGCCGCCCGTCAAGACCGCACCGCTGAAGAGGATCGGTCAGACGCTGCAG CGCTCCATCAGTTTTCGTTATGAGAGTCGGACGGAGAGAgtcgctcctcctcctcctcctcctccctcctcttcgaCGATGAAGACGCGTGTTATCTCAGCGACTGTCTCCAACCCTTCCTCCTCCATGACAGCGACACGGGGTTCCATGGCAACAGCCCCAGCCGCCAAGCGCCGGGACAGCAAGCTTTGGAGCGAGACGTTTGACGTCCGACTCGGGGCGACACAACCTCTGAGTCCAAAAGAGATAAAACGACAAGAG gcGATATTTGAGTTGGCTCAGGGCGAGCAAGACTTGGTGGAGGATCTCAAGTTGGCTAAGAAG GCCTACCATGACCCGATGCTGAAGCTGTCAATCATGACTGAGCAGGAACTCAACCAGATCTTTGGTACTCTGGACTCGCTGATACCCCTGCATGAAG acCTGCTGAGTCGCCTCAGAGACGCCAGAAAACCTGACGGGTCAACAGAGCATGTGGGACACATCCTGACTGACTGG CTGCCCTGTCTGTCCTCCTACACCCCGTACTGCAGTAACCAGGTGAAGGCCAAGGCCTTGTTGGACCAGAAGAAGCAGGACCGGCGGGTCCAGGACTTCTTGCAGCGCTGTCTCCAGTCGCCCTTCAGCAGGAAGTTGGACCTGTGGAACTTCCTGGACATTCCCCGCAGCCGACTGGTGAAATACCCACTGCTGCTCAGGGAGATCCTGAAGCACACACCCAACGACCACCCGGACCGGCAGCACCTGGACGAGGCG ATGCTGATGGTTCAGAGTGTGGTGGCCGACATCAACAGGCGGACGGGGGAGTCAGAGTGTCAGTACTACAAAGACCGTCTGTTGTACATGGAGGACGGACAGAGGGACGAACTCATCGACCAGTCCAGGACCCTCAGCTGCCACGGAGAACTGAAGAACAACCGAGGACTC aagCTCCATGTCTTTCTGTTCCAGGACGTCCTGGTCATCACCAGGTCGGTCTCGCTGAACGACCAGCCAGTCAGCTATCAGCTCTGCCGCCAGCCAATACCCATCCGGCAGCTGGAACTGGAGGACCTATcagatggagagatgagagTGGGCGGGTCCATCAGAGGGGCCTTCAGCAACAACGAGCGCA caAAGAACTTCTTCCGGGTTTCGCACCGTAGCGGAGGTCAGCTGCAGAGCCACTTCTTCCAGGCCAGCGACGCCTTCAACAAACAACAATGGATAAACTGCATCAGACAAGCCAAGGAAGCCGCAGCACTGACTGGAGACCTGCCAACGCTGACAGGACCGTGTCTGGAGAAAGAGCTGGGTGGACAGAAAGGGACACTTGATGGGACAGCACTGAGTTCGCGAAGTGATTCAGGGATTGAAGATGAGAAAGGGATGTGGGGGGAGATGGAGACAGGGCTGTGTTTGGAAGGACAGGAGGGTCTGAGTGGAGGTCAAGATCTAAGTTCAGGTAAAGAGGCTGAGGTGGGTTTGACTCAGGAGACAATGCCAGGTAGGGAGATGGAGACAGGTTTGGCTGTGGATGGTGGGACAGGTTTTGAATTACATGGAGAAACAGGGATGGACAGTCAGACGAGGGCGACAATCAGTGGGACAGAGACAGGGGAGATGGAGACAGGGCAGGGTCTCTGTGACGAGATGGGGGCAGAGCTGGGAGCCGGAGCAGGCTGGAAGATggatggagaaggaggaggaggaggaggaggagtagaaAGAGAGACTCTCAGCAGAGGTGGTAACGATGTTCCGacctcccccctctcccctgcTTCTCCCACtcaagaggaggaggtgatagagggggggtggagaggcgctaaggaggaggagggctgcaTGGACACTAATGATGTTGACTTACTGGAGGGTGAGGATCTGTCCCTTAGGTGCTGA
- the arhgef3 gene encoding rho guanine nucleotide exchange factor 3 isoform X2: protein MMGCCLFVYYRKKRKQASRDADSLSLCSLDINEPSTKRSKPASRVTSLASLLPPVKTAPLKRIGQTLQRSISFRYESRTERVAPPPPPPPSSSTMKTRVISATVSNPSSSMTATRGSMATAPAAKRRDSKLWSETFDVRLGATQPLSPKEIKRQEAIFELAQGEQDLVEDLKLAKKAYHDPMLKLSIMTEQELNQIFGTLDSLIPLHEDLLSRLRDARKPDGSTEHVGHILTDWLPCLSSYTPYCSNQVKAKALLDQKKQDRRVQDFLQRCLQSPFSRKLDLWNFLDIPRSRLVKYPLLLREILKHTPNDHPDRQHLDEAMLMVQSVVADINRRTGESECQYYKDRLLYMEDGQRDELIDQSRTLSCHGELKNNRGLKLHVFLFQDVLVITRSVSLNDQPVSYQLCRQPIPIRQLELEDLSDGEMRVGGSIRGAFSNNERTKNFFRVSHRSGGQLQSHFFQASDAFNKQQWINCIRQAKEAAALTGDLPTLTGPCLEKELGGQKGTLDGTALSSRSDSGIEDEKGMWGEMETGLCLEGQEGLSGGQDLSSGKEAEVGLTQETMPGREMETGLAVDGGTGFELHGETGMDSQTRATISGTETGEMETGQGLCDEMGAELGAGAGWKMDGEGGGGGGGVERETLSRGGNDVPTSPLSPASPTQEEEVIEGGWRGAKEEEGCMDTNDVDLLEGEDLSLRC, encoded by the exons aagaagaggaagcaggCAAGCAGAGATGCAGACTCCCTCAGTCTCTGCAGTCTGGACATCAAC GAGCCCAGCACCAAGCGCAGTAAACCTGCATCCAGGGTGACGTCTCTGGCCAGCCTGCTGCCGCCCGTCAAGACCGCACCGCTGAAGAGGATCGGTCAGACGCTGCAG CGCTCCATCAGTTTTCGTTATGAGAGTCGGACGGAGAGAgtcgctcctcctcctcctcctcctccctcctcttcgaCGATGAAGACGCGTGTTATCTCAGCGACTGTCTCCAACCCTTCCTCCTCCATGACAGCGACACGGGGTTCCATGGCAACAGCCCCAGCCGCCAAGCGCCGGGACAGCAAGCTTTGGAGCGAGACGTTTGACGTCCGACTCGGGGCGACACAACCTCTGAGTCCAAAAGAGATAAAACGACAAGAG gcGATATTTGAGTTGGCTCAGGGCGAGCAAGACTTGGTGGAGGATCTCAAGTTGGCTAAGAAG GCCTACCATGACCCGATGCTGAAGCTGTCAATCATGACTGAGCAGGAACTCAACCAGATCTTTGGTACTCTGGACTCGCTGATACCCCTGCATGAAG acCTGCTGAGTCGCCTCAGAGACGCCAGAAAACCTGACGGGTCAACAGAGCATGTGGGACACATCCTGACTGACTGG CTGCCCTGTCTGTCCTCCTACACCCCGTACTGCAGTAACCAGGTGAAGGCCAAGGCCTTGTTGGACCAGAAGAAGCAGGACCGGCGGGTCCAGGACTTCTTGCAGCGCTGTCTCCAGTCGCCCTTCAGCAGGAAGTTGGACCTGTGGAACTTCCTGGACATTCCCCGCAGCCGACTGGTGAAATACCCACTGCTGCTCAGGGAGATCCTGAAGCACACACCCAACGACCACCCGGACCGGCAGCACCTGGACGAGGCG ATGCTGATGGTTCAGAGTGTGGTGGCCGACATCAACAGGCGGACGGGGGAGTCAGAGTGTCAGTACTACAAAGACCGTCTGTTGTACATGGAGGACGGACAGAGGGACGAACTCATCGACCAGTCCAGGACCCTCAGCTGCCACGGAGAACTGAAGAACAACCGAGGACTC aagCTCCATGTCTTTCTGTTCCAGGACGTCCTGGTCATCACCAGGTCGGTCTCGCTGAACGACCAGCCAGTCAGCTATCAGCTCTGCCGCCAGCCAATACCCATCCGGCAGCTGGAACTGGAGGACCTATcagatggagagatgagagTGGGCGGGTCCATCAGAGGGGCCTTCAGCAACAACGAGCGCA caAAGAACTTCTTCCGGGTTTCGCACCGTAGCGGAGGTCAGCTGCAGAGCCACTTCTTCCAGGCCAGCGACGCCTTCAACAAACAACAATGGATAAACTGCATCAGACAAGCCAAGGAAGCCGCAGCACTGACTGGAGACCTGCCAACGCTGACAGGACCGTGTCTGGAGAAAGAGCTGGGTGGACAGAAAGGGACACTTGATGGGACAGCACTGAGTTCGCGAAGTGATTCAGGGATTGAAGATGAGAAAGGGATGTGGGGGGAGATGGAGACAGGGCTGTGTTTGGAAGGACAGGAGGGTCTGAGTGGAGGTCAAGATCTAAGTTCAGGTAAAGAGGCTGAGGTGGGTTTGACTCAGGAGACAATGCCAGGTAGGGAGATGGAGACAGGTTTGGCTGTGGATGGTGGGACAGGTTTTGAATTACATGGAGAAACAGGGATGGACAGTCAGACGAGGGCGACAATCAGTGGGACAGAGACAGGGGAGATGGAGACAGGGCAGGGTCTCTGTGACGAGATGGGGGCAGAGCTGGGAGCCGGAGCAGGCTGGAAGATggatggagaaggaggaggaggaggaggaggagtagaaAGAGAGACTCTCAGCAGAGGTGGTAACGATGTTCCGacctcccccctctcccctgcTTCTCCCACtcaagaggaggaggtgatagagggggggtggagaggcgctaaggaggaggagggctgcaTGGACACTAATGATGTTGACTTACTGGAGGGTGAGGATCTGTCCCTTAGGTGCTGA
- the arhgef3 gene encoding rho guanine nucleotide exchange factor 3 isoform X3, with translation MMGCCLFVYYRKRKQASRDADSLSLCSLDINEPSTKRSKPASRVTSLASLLPPVKTAPLKRIGQTLQRSISFRYESRTERVAPPPPPPPSSSTMKTRVISATVSNPSSSMTATRGSMATAPAAKRRDSKLWSETFDVRLGATQPLSPKEIKRQEAIFELAQGEQDLVEDLKLAKKAYHDPMLKLSIMTEQELNQIFGTLDSLIPLHEDLLSRLRDARKPDGSTEHVGHILTDWLPCLSSYTPYCSNQVKAKALLDQKKQDRRVQDFLQRCLQSPFSRKLDLWNFLDIPRSRLVKYPLLLREILKHTPNDHPDRQHLDEAMLMVQSVVADINRRTGESECQYYKDRLLYMEDGQRDELIDQSRTLSCHGELKNNRGLKLHVFLFQDVLVITRSVSLNDQPVSYQLCRQPIPIRQLELEDLSDGEMRVGGSIRGAFSNNERTKNFFRVSHRSGGQLQSHFFQASDAFNKQQWINCIRQAKEAAALTGDLPTLTGPCLEKELGGQKGTLDGTALSSRSDSGIEDEKGMWGEMETGLCLEGQEGLSGGQDLSSGKEAEVGLTQETMPGREMETGLAVDGGTGFELHGETGMDSQTRATISGTETGEMETGQGLCDEMGAELGAGAGWKMDGEGGGGGGGVERETLSRGGNDVPTSPLSPASPTQEEEVIEGGWRGAKEEEGCMDTNDVDLLEGEDLSLRC, from the exons aagaggaagcaggCAAGCAGAGATGCAGACTCCCTCAGTCTCTGCAGTCTGGACATCAAC GAGCCCAGCACCAAGCGCAGTAAACCTGCATCCAGGGTGACGTCTCTGGCCAGCCTGCTGCCGCCCGTCAAGACCGCACCGCTGAAGAGGATCGGTCAGACGCTGCAG CGCTCCATCAGTTTTCGTTATGAGAGTCGGACGGAGAGAgtcgctcctcctcctcctcctcctccctcctcttcgaCGATGAAGACGCGTGTTATCTCAGCGACTGTCTCCAACCCTTCCTCCTCCATGACAGCGACACGGGGTTCCATGGCAACAGCCCCAGCCGCCAAGCGCCGGGACAGCAAGCTTTGGAGCGAGACGTTTGACGTCCGACTCGGGGCGACACAACCTCTGAGTCCAAAAGAGATAAAACGACAAGAG gcGATATTTGAGTTGGCTCAGGGCGAGCAAGACTTGGTGGAGGATCTCAAGTTGGCTAAGAAG GCCTACCATGACCCGATGCTGAAGCTGTCAATCATGACTGAGCAGGAACTCAACCAGATCTTTGGTACTCTGGACTCGCTGATACCCCTGCATGAAG acCTGCTGAGTCGCCTCAGAGACGCCAGAAAACCTGACGGGTCAACAGAGCATGTGGGACACATCCTGACTGACTGG CTGCCCTGTCTGTCCTCCTACACCCCGTACTGCAGTAACCAGGTGAAGGCCAAGGCCTTGTTGGACCAGAAGAAGCAGGACCGGCGGGTCCAGGACTTCTTGCAGCGCTGTCTCCAGTCGCCCTTCAGCAGGAAGTTGGACCTGTGGAACTTCCTGGACATTCCCCGCAGCCGACTGGTGAAATACCCACTGCTGCTCAGGGAGATCCTGAAGCACACACCCAACGACCACCCGGACCGGCAGCACCTGGACGAGGCG ATGCTGATGGTTCAGAGTGTGGTGGCCGACATCAACAGGCGGACGGGGGAGTCAGAGTGTCAGTACTACAAAGACCGTCTGTTGTACATGGAGGACGGACAGAGGGACGAACTCATCGACCAGTCCAGGACCCTCAGCTGCCACGGAGAACTGAAGAACAACCGAGGACTC aagCTCCATGTCTTTCTGTTCCAGGACGTCCTGGTCATCACCAGGTCGGTCTCGCTGAACGACCAGCCAGTCAGCTATCAGCTCTGCCGCCAGCCAATACCCATCCGGCAGCTGGAACTGGAGGACCTATcagatggagagatgagagTGGGCGGGTCCATCAGAGGGGCCTTCAGCAACAACGAGCGCA caAAGAACTTCTTCCGGGTTTCGCACCGTAGCGGAGGTCAGCTGCAGAGCCACTTCTTCCAGGCCAGCGACGCCTTCAACAAACAACAATGGATAAACTGCATCAGACAAGCCAAGGAAGCCGCAGCACTGACTGGAGACCTGCCAACGCTGACAGGACCGTGTCTGGAGAAAGAGCTGGGTGGACAGAAAGGGACACTTGATGGGACAGCACTGAGTTCGCGAAGTGATTCAGGGATTGAAGATGAGAAAGGGATGTGGGGGGAGATGGAGACAGGGCTGTGTTTGGAAGGACAGGAGGGTCTGAGTGGAGGTCAAGATCTAAGTTCAGGTAAAGAGGCTGAGGTGGGTTTGACTCAGGAGACAATGCCAGGTAGGGAGATGGAGACAGGTTTGGCTGTGGATGGTGGGACAGGTTTTGAATTACATGGAGAAACAGGGATGGACAGTCAGACGAGGGCGACAATCAGTGGGACAGAGACAGGGGAGATGGAGACAGGGCAGGGTCTCTGTGACGAGATGGGGGCAGAGCTGGGAGCCGGAGCAGGCTGGAAGATggatggagaaggaggaggaggaggaggaggagtagaaAGAGAGACTCTCAGCAGAGGTGGTAACGATGTTCCGacctcccccctctcccctgcTTCTCCCACtcaagaggaggaggtgatagagggggggtggagaggcgctaaggaggaggagggctgcaTGGACACTAATGATGTTGACTTACTGGAGGGTGAGGATCTGTCCCTTAGGTGCTGA